From a single Capsicum annuum cultivar UCD-10X-F1 chromosome 12, UCD10Xv1.1, whole genome shotgun sequence genomic region:
- the LOC107853819 gene encoding protein OPI10 homolog: MFGVVFPNRSFPMDISTFAQIDTTHWVLDMNTFVGEAYDSIREVCIFLINNFTLPPDKALAVYIQSPGSPFLFCGAVTLTRPSAVLSLPWPEPGGQLQLTADATPISAKIGVSVEDLATLPSLDVAAEQKIERLALKVGENLFNFMQSFCGVDGSKLVVPMDILDRWFKKFQERAKRDPEYLKGFAL; encoded by the exons ATGTTTGGCGTGGTGTTCCCAAACCGAAGCTTCCCTATGGATATCTCCACCTTTGCTCAGATAGACACAACTCATTGGGTCCTCGACATGAACACCTTTGTTG GGGAAGCATATGATTCTATTCGAGAAGTCTGCATATTCCTCATCAACAACTTCACACTGCCACCAGACAAAGCCCTCGCTGTGTACATCCAATCCCCTGGCTCGCCTTTCCTCTTTTGTGGCGCAGTTACACTGACTCGACCCTCCGCTGTGCTGTCGCTTCCTTGGCCAGAGCCCGGTGGCCAACTGCAGCTCACTGCTGATGCAACTCCAATCTCTGCCAAGATAGGTGTTTCAGTTGAGGATCTTGCAACACTTCCCTCCCTTGATGTGGCTGCAGAACAGAAAATTGAGAGGTTGGCGCTGAAAGTTGgtgagaatttatttaattttatgcaGTCCTTTTGCGGAGTGGATGGCAGTAAGCTGGTTGTGCCTATGGATATATTGGATCGCTGGTTCAAGAAATTCCAGGAACGAGCTAAGCGAGATCCAGAGTATTTGAAGGGCTTCGCTTTGTAG